The genome window ACTGATGCTGTTCAGGCTCGCGAAACCCCGGTGTATAGGGCTTTCTGATGCCTGGCAGGAAGATTACATCATAGAGTTCTGTTACCTGGCCTTCAATGGTCAGCCATTGGACTAGCTTTTTGGCGCTCAGGTCAAAAACAAGCAGCCCACAATGCTGATAATAGCCTTGTGATTCAAGGCGTTCTGCTAAATTAATCTGGCCGACAAGGCCGTTTTTGTCAGGCCGAAGCCTCGAAAGGGCAACAATTGCATGACCGTTGACAAAAGCTATCCCACGGGCAAATCCTTGGCATTGGAATACTGGCACGAAGCTTCTGGTTGCAAAATCAACGTAGCCAAGCTGGGCCTCGCCGGAATTGATCAACCACAGGCGGCCATCATGCCAGCGCGGAGAATGGGGCATGGAAAGCCCAGAACAGACAGTTTCTCCGGTGCGCATGTCCACCACGAACCCGCCATGCGACTTGACGCCCTTCCAGCCAAGTCTGGAGTCGAATTTGCCGCATATGGTGCAGTAGGCAAGCTCTCCCTCCTGGGCGCAGATGCCGTTCAAATGGCAGCGATCTTCGGGTGCCAGCACGCTGATGAAGTCGGGAACCCAGACCGGAGCGAAGGTGTAATGCTCGTCTGGAGCAGAAACGCAGCTGAACTGGGTGTTGGCGTATAAAAAATCATATTTTTTACCTTGAAAGGTGACATCTGCCAAAACGTCATGGGTGTTGCTGTTGCCTATCATATATCCCTTGCGGGGCATATAGATGGCGTCGTACTGCTGGCCGTTTATCTGGTCAGGGCCGGTATTGGAAAACCGCCATATCTGCTCGCGGTTGCCCACCCACAGCTTGTCGTTATCTGCGGCCAGTCCCATGGCCGTGCCCACGACACGCTCCTGTACGTAGAGACTGCCATCATTGTTACTGCCTAGAAAAAAAAGGCGTCCGGTCTGATATGTGGAAAAGGCCAGCGACCCGCCAGTTGAAAACAGCCATTCTGCAAGACCCGGAGAGGGTGTGAGCATCGGCTTGCCTGCGGCCTGGCGCAATGCTTGATCTGGCTGGCCGTTTGCGTCAAAACCGCTACGTGCAAGATCTTTATCGTTCCAGTCGTTTAGTTTTTGGGACATCAATTTCACCTGATTTCTGAATTTACATATTCAGCAAAAAGCTATTTTGAAACAATAATAATAAATAGAGAATATATATTTGATTCCATGTTACTTTTCAATCCGTTTATAATCGTAAAAGATGTTTTTGTTGGCTAAAGTCAGGTTATTCCTGTTAAGAAGTATATCCCTTATTTAAACATGGCGTTTAATGACATTTGACATACTGTCGCCACGTAGAAGAAAGAAACTTATATGGAATTATATCAGTCTGATAATGTTAAATGGCACAGATCCCTTGTTTCCCAAAGCATGAGAAATATTAAAAACGGTCATTTAAGCCCAGTAATATGGTTTACCGGGCTTTCAGGATCAGGGAAATCGACCCTTGCCCATAGCGTGGAAAAAGCTCTTTTTGATATGGGTTGTCAGGCTTATGTCCTGGACGGAGACAACGTGCGTCACGGCTTATGCGGAGATCTGGGCTTCTCAGCCACGGATCGCACCGAAAATTTGCGGCGTATTGCAGAGGTCGCAAAGCTGATGACAGATGCAGGAATAATTATCCTCGCAGCCTTCATATCACCTTCCGGCTCTGACAGGGAAAAGGTGAAAAAAATGTTCGGAAATGGGGGGTTTCTGGAAGTCTATTGCAGATGCGATCCGGATATTTGCGAATCAAGGGATGTAAAAGGGGTGTACAAAAAGGCAAAAAACGGAGAAATAGACAATTTCACGGGCGTTTCATCGCCCTATGATGTTCCACTTACCCCTGATCTTGTCCTTGATACAGCAAACGATCCCCTTAATGAGTGCGTTGAAAAAGTGCTTGTCATGATTAGGGAATACTGCTTTTGAAAAATTTGGGATATCCTGGGTATAGTTTGTGACAGGTCAACAATAATGAGAATTTGGTAG of Desulforegula conservatrix Mb1Pa contains these proteins:
- a CDS encoding TIGR03032 family protein, which encodes MSQKLNDWNDKDLARSGFDANGQPDQALRQAAGKPMLTPSPGLAEWLFSTGGSLAFSTYQTGRLFFLGSNNDGSLYVQERVVGTAMGLAADNDKLWVGNREQIWRFSNTGPDQINGQQYDAIYMPRKGYMIGNSNTHDVLADVTFQGKKYDFLYANTQFSCVSAPDEHYTFAPVWVPDFISVLAPEDRCHLNGICAQEGELAYCTICGKFDSRLGWKGVKSHGGFVVDMRTGETVCSGLSMPHSPRWHDGRLWLINSGEAQLGYVDFATRSFVPVFQCQGFARGIAFVNGHAIVALSRLRPDKNGLVGQINLAERLESQGYYQHCGLLVFDLSAKKLVQWLTIEGQVTELYDVIFLPGIRKPYTPGFREPEQHQWRMHLPSGPWKTAPKPPPDFSGWQPQKS
- the cysC gene encoding adenylyl-sulfate kinase; this translates as MELYQSDNVKWHRSLVSQSMRNIKNGHLSPVIWFTGLSGSGKSTLAHSVEKALFDMGCQAYVLDGDNVRHGLCGDLGFSATDRTENLRRIAEVAKLMTDAGIIILAAFISPSGSDREKVKKMFGNGGFLEVYCRCDPDICESRDVKGVYKKAKNGEIDNFTGVSSPYDVPLTPDLVLDTANDPLNECVEKVLVMIREYCF